A window from Micromonospora profundi encodes these proteins:
- a CDS encoding DUF1028 domain-containing protein, producing MTFSLVARSADGRLHGVVVASKFLAAGALVPAAEAEIGALATQAHVNLAYRPQGLALLRTGIAAADVVAGLVAADGDRAHRQLGVVGATGPGATWTGPACHPWAGGRVGDGWAAQGNILAGPEVVDALADAWLAGSALPFAERLVAALRAGDEAGGDRRGRQSAGLLVVERGGGYAGTSDVLVDLRVDDHPDPVAELERLLAVHRLLFSRPDPATLLDLSGAVADEVAALLAALGHQVAADGPEEALFSWAALENLEERLVPGRIDPVVLTHLRSVAPHVPAPRQAS from the coding sequence GTGACCTTCTCCCTCGTCGCCCGCTCCGCCGACGGCCGCCTGCACGGCGTGGTCGTGGCCAGCAAGTTCCTGGCGGCCGGGGCGCTCGTACCGGCCGCGGAGGCCGAGATCGGCGCGCTTGCCACCCAGGCACACGTCAATCTCGCCTACCGGCCGCAGGGGTTGGCCCTGCTGCGTACCGGGATTGCCGCCGCCGATGTGGTGGCCGGTCTGGTCGCCGCCGACGGCGACCGCGCGCACCGCCAGCTCGGTGTGGTGGGGGCCACCGGTCCGGGCGCGACCTGGACGGGCCCGGCCTGTCATCCGTGGGCCGGGGGCCGAGTCGGCGATGGCTGGGCCGCGCAGGGCAACATCCTCGCCGGCCCGGAGGTCGTCGACGCGCTGGCCGATGCGTGGCTCGCCGGGTCGGCGCTGCCGTTCGCCGAGCGGCTCGTGGCCGCGCTGCGCGCCGGTGACGAGGCCGGCGGCGATCGGCGCGGCCGGCAGAGCGCCGGCCTGCTCGTGGTCGAGCGCGGCGGTGGGTACGCCGGCACCAGCGACGTGCTTGTCGACCTGCGGGTGGACGACCACCCGGACCCGGTGGCGGAGCTGGAGAGGCTGCTCGCCGTACACAGACTGCTGTTCAGCCGGCCCGACCCGGCGACCCTGCTCGACCTGAGCGGCGCGGTCGCCGACGAGGTGGCGGCGCTGCTCGCCGCGCTGGGTCATCAGGTTGCCGCCGACGGCCCGGAGGAGGCGTTGTTCTCCTGGGCCGCTCTGGAAAACCTGGAGGAGCGGCTGGTGCCGGGGCGCATCGACCCGGTGGTGTTGACGCACCTGCGCAGCGTCGCGCCGCACGTGCCCGCCCCTCGACAGGCGAGCTGA
- a CDS encoding LLM class F420-dependent oxidoreductase produces the protein MTVPLNGVPLADHAAVYATLDHAGFTDVWSSEVAGADAFTPLALAAAWQPRLRLGTAITPVFTRGPGLLAMSASALAEAAPGRFSLGIGASSPVLVRDWNAVRFDEPFRRTRDVLRFLRAALRGETVDEVYDTFTVRRFTLERPPAVPPPIVLAALRPGMLRLAGAEADGVILNWLSADDVPRTLAELGERRPGFEIAARIFVCPTEDATYARTLGRRLITSYLTVPAYAEFHRWLGRDKVLAPMWDAWAAGDRRGASAAVPDEVVDALVLHGSPEHCRAQVRRYADAGVAVPIIALLPTPEVTAGGAAALTTLIAQLGTEPSGASA, from the coding sequence ATGACAGTGCCGTTGAACGGAGTCCCGCTGGCCGACCACGCGGCCGTCTACGCGACGCTCGACCACGCCGGATTCACGGACGTCTGGTCTTCCGAGGTCGCCGGGGCCGACGCGTTCACCCCGCTGGCGCTCGCGGCGGCCTGGCAGCCCCGCCTGCGGCTGGGCACCGCGATCACCCCCGTCTTCACCCGGGGGCCCGGGCTGCTCGCGATGAGCGCCTCGGCGCTCGCCGAGGCCGCACCGGGCCGGTTCTCGCTCGGCATCGGCGCGTCCTCGCCGGTGCTCGTGCGGGACTGGAACGCGGTGCGGTTCGACGAGCCGTTCCGGCGTACGCGCGACGTCCTGCGTTTCCTGCGCGCCGCGTTGCGCGGGGAGACCGTCGACGAGGTCTACGACACCTTCACCGTGCGCCGGTTCACACTCGAACGGCCGCCGGCCGTGCCGCCGCCCATCGTGCTCGCCGCGCTGCGCCCCGGAATGCTCCGGCTGGCCGGCGCCGAGGCCGACGGAGTCATCCTCAACTGGCTCAGCGCCGACGACGTGCCCCGCACCCTCGCCGAACTGGGCGAACGCCGACCCGGCTTCGAAATCGCCGCCCGCATCTTCGTCTGCCCCACCGAGGACGCCACCTACGCCCGTACGCTCGGCCGGCGGCTGATCACCAGCTACCTCACAGTCCCCGCGTACGCCGAGTTCCACCGCTGGCTCGGCCGCGACAAGGTGTTGGCGCCGATGTGGGACGCGTGGGCCGCCGGTGACCGGCGCGGGGCCAGCGCGGCGGTGCCCGACGAGGTGGTCGACGCGCTGGTGCTGCACGGCTCACCGGAGCACTGCCGCGCCCAGGTGCGCCGCTACGCCGACGCCGGAGTGGCCGTACCCATCATCGCCCTGCTGCCCACGCCCGAGGTGACCGCCGGGGGCGCCGCCGCGTTGACCACCCTCATCGCCCAACTGGGCACCGAGCCCTCGGGAGCGTCCGCGTGA
- a CDS encoding SDR family oxidoreductase yields MNLTDRIVVVTGGAGGIGAALSRRFAAEGAAAVVVADLDADAARAVAESIGPVAHATGLDVTDEEQVRAIVDDTERRFGRIDLFCANAGVTTGGGVEVDDAGWDRAWRVNVLAHVYSARAVLPGMLSRGGGHLLHTCSAAGVLTAVGDAAYTATKHASVGFAEWLSITYRDRGIRVSALCPQGVDTPMLADGIREGHLGARVIEASGAVLTPDQVADAAIAGLAEERFLILPHPEVADYARRRAEDPDGWQAGLRKLVRRLTA; encoded by the coding sequence GTGAACCTCACCGACCGGATCGTGGTCGTCACCGGCGGTGCCGGCGGCATCGGTGCCGCGTTGTCCCGCCGGTTCGCCGCCGAGGGTGCCGCCGCCGTGGTCGTCGCCGACCTGGACGCCGACGCCGCCCGGGCGGTCGCCGAGAGCATCGGCCCGGTCGCCCACGCCACCGGCCTCGACGTCACCGACGAGGAGCAGGTCCGCGCGATCGTCGACGACACCGAACGACGCTTCGGCCGCATCGACCTGTTCTGCGCCAACGCGGGCGTGACCACCGGCGGGGGAGTGGAGGTCGACGACGCCGGCTGGGACCGGGCGTGGCGGGTAAACGTCCTCGCTCACGTCTACTCGGCACGCGCGGTGCTGCCCGGGATGCTCTCCCGGGGCGGCGGGCACCTGCTGCACACCTGCTCGGCGGCGGGAGTGCTGACCGCAGTCGGCGACGCCGCGTACACCGCGACGAAGCACGCGTCGGTGGGCTTCGCCGAGTGGCTGTCCATCACCTACCGGGATCGGGGCATCCGGGTCAGCGCGCTCTGCCCGCAGGGCGTCGACACCCCGATGCTCGCCGACGGCATCCGCGAGGGCCACCTGGGCGCCCGCGTGATCGAGGCGTCCGGCGCGGTCCTCACCCCCGACCAGGTCGCCGACGCCGCCATCGCCGGGCTCGCCGAGGAGCGCTTCCTGATCCTGCCGCACCCGGAGGTCGCCGACTACGCGCGCCGCCGCGCCGAGGACCCGGACGGCTGGCAGGCCGGGCTCCGCAAGCTCGTCCGCCGCCTGACCGCCTGA